The following DNA comes from Mycobacterium sp. MS1601.
GGCCGATCTCGTACTCGCCGAACAGGTCATCACCGACCACGATCAGATCACCACGCTCAGCACGCAAGCTGAGGAGCAGGCTTTCCACATCCTGGCGTTGCAGGCCCCGGTGGCCGGCGATCTGCGCGCCATCGTCGGCTCCATCCAGATCGTCGCCGACATCGACCGGATGGGTGCTCTGGCACTGCACGTCGCCAAGATCGCCCGCCGCCGTCACCCACAGCACGCCCTGCCTGAGGAAGTCAACGGCTACTTCGCCGAAATGGGCCGGGTGGCAGTGGAACTCGGCAACAGCGCCCAGGAGGTGCTCAAGACCGGTGACCCAGAGAAGGCCGCCCGCATCCGCGAAGAAGACGACGCGATGGACGACCTGCACCGGCATCTGTTCACCGTCCTGATGGACCGGGAATGGAAGCACGGCGTTGCGGCGGCTGTCGATGTGACGCTGCTGGGTCGCTTCTACGAGCGTTTTGCCGACCACACCGTCGAGATCGCGCGCCGGGTCATCTTCCAGACCACCGGAGAACTGCCCGTCGACGGCGACCTGTACTCGACGCACTGAGCCGGCCGCAAAGAATAATCCCCTGAAACCTGGTGGGTTTCAGGGGATTACCTTTTGTGCGGCGTTCCTACCCGAAGCGGCCGGAGATGTAGTCCTCGGTGGCCTTCTGGGTGGGGTTGGAGAAGATCTTCTCGGTGTCGTCGACCTCGAT
Coding sequences within:
- the phoU gene encoding phosphate signaling complex protein PhoU translates to MRTAYQEQLASLAARLGDMCGLAGVAMERATQALLQADLVLAEQVITDHDQITTLSTQAEEQAFHILALQAPVAGDLRAIVGSIQIVADIDRMGALALHVAKIARRRHPQHALPEEVNGYFAEMGRVAVELGNSAQEVLKTGDPEKAARIREEDDAMDDLHRHLFTVLMDREWKHGVAAAVDVTLLGRFYERFADHTVEIARRVIFQTTGELPVDGDLYSTH